In one Hippocampus zosterae strain Florida chromosome 10, ASM2543408v3, whole genome shotgun sequence genomic region, the following are encoded:
- the gmfg gene encoding glia maturation factor gamma isoform X5, protein MAMMGIQMDDDLEQKLKRLTNHKHALIMKVEKQLLILDQEHENISMDDLRNKIPENEPRIIAYTYDFLRPSDSKLHHSALILVNPDPSPGGCSAKTVMVYVSSVELPKKAMNATQYLEIKNKNDLTEQWLKNHLVY, encoded by the exons ATG GCCATGATGGGAATACAGATGGATGATGACCTCGAGCAGAAATTGAAACGTCTTACGAACCACAAACACGCCCTGATTA TGAAAGTCGAAAAGCAACTTTTGATTTTGGATCAGGAACACGAG AACATCTCGATGGATGATTTAAGAAACAAGATTCCAGAGAATGAGCCCAG GATTATCGCCTATACTTATGATTTCCTGCGCCCAAGCGACTCAAAGCTACACCACAGTGCGCTGATTTTGGTAAACCCTGACCCCAGCCCAGGCG GGTGCTCCGCAAAGACCGTGATGGTGTACGTATCCAGCGTGGAACTCCCGAAGAAAGCGATGAATGCCACCCAG TATCTCGAAATCAAGAACAAGAACGACTTGACCGAGCAGTGGCTGAAAAACCATCTGGTTTACTGA
- the gmfg gene encoding glia maturation factor gamma isoform X15: MAMMGIQMDDDLEQKLKRLTNHKHALIMKVEKQLLILDQEHENISMDDLRNKIPENEPRIIAYTYDFLRPSDSKLHHSALILVNPDPSPGGCSAKTVMVYVSSVELPKKAMNATQYLEIKNKNDLTEQWLKNHLVY; the protein is encoded by the exons GCCATGATGGGAATACAGATGGATGATGACCTCGAGCAGAAATTGAAACGTCTTACGAACCACAAACACGCCCTGATTA TGAAAGTCGAAAAGCAACTTTTGATTTTGGATCAGGAACACGAG AACATCTCGATGGATGATTTAAGAAACAAGATTCCAGAGAATGAGCCCAG GATTATCGCCTATACTTATGATTTCCTGCGCCCAAGCGACTCAAAGCTACACCACAGTGCGCTGATTTTGGTAAACCCTGACCCCAGCCCAGGCG GGTGCTCCGCAAAGACCGTGATGGTGTACGTATCCAGCGTGGAACTCCCGAAGAAAGCGATGAATGCCACCCAG TATCTCGAAATCAAGAACAAGAACGACTTGACCGAGCAGTGGCTGAAAAACCATCTGGTTTACTGA